The genomic region AAACGATGCTGTTCGGATCTAAGTCGTATTGTATTCCAAACTTGTTCATCAGCTTGAAATTTCCAACCAACAAGTCTTTACCATTTACGGTTGATTTCAGCCCGTGTCCAGCAATTTCCTCTGTATTTTCTAAGCGGATTGTATTATCCAGTTCCCCCACGTATTCGTGAATAGCTGTCGCTACGGGGTGCGTACTGTGGCTTTCCAATACATTGACCAATTGCAAAATTTCATCTTGATTGAACGCTTTGTCAAATACCACTTCTTGAACCTTGAAAACACCCTCTGTCATTGTACCCGTTTTATCCATTACCACATTTTGGATATTGGAAAGGCTATCTAAAAAGTTACTTCCTTTGAACAGTATTCCGTTTTTGCTCGCTGCTCCAATGCCACCGAAATAACCCAATGGAATACTGATTACTAAGGCACAAGGACAAGAAATAACTAAGAATACCAAAGCCCTGTACAACCAATCCCTAAACTCATAATCAGCTACGAAAAAGTAAGGCAGCACACAGATAGCGACCGCTAACAGTACCACTATAGGGGTATATATTTTCGCAAACTTGCGGATAAATAATTCCGTTGGTGCTTTTTGTGAAGTAGCATTTTGTACCAATTCCAAAATTTTACTCAACTTACTATCCATATATGCGGTTGTGACCTGCACTTGTGCAACGGTATTAAGGTTTATCATACCTGCCAAAACCGTTTCGCCTTTGGCTTTGGTGTCGGGTTTGCTTTCGCCTGTGAGTGCTGAGGTGTTGAACGATGCCGTTTCAGACAATAATTCTCCGTCCAAACCTAATTTTTCTCCCGGTTTCAATTGTATTATTTCGCCGATATTCACGGTTTCCGCCTTTACAGTTAGGGGTTGGTCGTTTCTTAAAACCGTTACCTCATCAGGTCTTTGGTCGAGCAATGATTTGATATTTGCTTTGGCTCTGGAAACCGCCATTGTCTGAAAAACTTCTCCAACAGCATAAAACAACATCACGGCAACGCCCTCGGGATATTCGCCAATGGCAAATGCCCCGATGGTGGCAATGCCCATTAAAAAGAACTCTGAAAAGATTTCCCCTTTTCTGATGCTTTTCACGGCATCTGTCAATACAGGAAACCCAACGGGAGCATACGCAACCACATACCAAATAATCCTTACCCAACCCGTAAACCATTGCTGTGGAAGCCAATGATCAAATGCTATGGCAGCAAGCAACAATACCAATGATATTATACTCGGCAAAAACATTTTAATTGGACTACTCTCACTATGACTGTGGTCGTGTCCTTCATCATCGCCGTGGTCGTGTTGATGCTTTTCATTTACCAGCTCTTTTGCACCTGCTTCGGTGTAAATTTTTTCTTCCAGCGTGCAACAAGTCATTTTGCCTTGTGCATCATACGTATGCTTATGATTTTTGTCTGTATTTGTCATAGCCTTTAATTTTTTAGGTTCGTTACACTTTTATTTCTTATTATTTCTACGTTATTATTCATTATATACCTCACGATATACTGAAAAACAAATCGCTTTAACGCATTTAGCTTTTGCTGATGCTTAGAATAAAATTCATCGGGTGTATCAAAAACGCCAAAGTCCTGATTGATGCCCTTATCTTGAATAAACGTATTGTTGAGGTTCCATTCAATCGGTGGGTTCTCAAAATTATCGGTATAAACCCCGAAACCACAAAATGTGGTTTTGCAATCGCTGTTCTGCTCCTGCAATTTGGTGAGATAGGGTTTATCCAAAATCACACCTTCTAAAAAATACCACTGTTCATTTACCCATACTTCTACCCAGCTATGTAAGATGTTTTGAGGCGAAAGTTTGTACCAAATACCCGTAATAGCTCCTTTTTGCAAGGCTTTGTCAATGGTAAAACCGTGAATGCGGTTAGGTATTCCCGTTGCTCTTAATAACGTCATTAGCAAAGTCGCTTTGGTATTGCACTGTCCATAGCCATCCTGCAATATTTCTGATGCAGGTATATCGTCCGAAACATTGTAGCCAAATTTTATTTCATCCCTGACAAAATTGTAAATGGCTTTAACTCTTGAAACATTGCCCAAATCTTTCCACCCTCTTTGTTCCAATAGCTCTTGTATAGAAACGTTTGAGTAGTCAAGGATTTTTGTTTCTTTAAGATAGTTATCCATAACACATTTATATTTATGACAAAGATACACAGGAAGAGCCTGCAATGCTATTGCAAACTCTCCTTTAAACAGTTCTCGCAAATACCTTTACCAAATAGTTTTATTTCGTCAATACGGTAATTTTGGTTTCCATTCTGCGGTATTATAAAATCCTCCTTACAGGTTGTCTGTTTACAGATTTTACAATAGAAATGTAAGTGCCAATCTTTGTGTGTTTCTTCATCACACCCATCGTGACACAAAATATACTTAACGGTAGTGTTCTCCTGAATACTGTGTACAATGCCTTTTTCCTCGAAAGTTTTCAAAGTCCTGTAAATCGTAACCCTGTCTGCTTTATAGAAATGACTTTCGATTTCAGATAAGGACATCGCTGTCTGCTGTTGCTCCAAGAAATCATATACCAATATCCGCATACTGGTCGGATTGGTGTTCTTTGACAACAGCTTTTGTTCAATGCTTTTTTTCATTATATACCATTTTAGTGAGCGTGACCGTGTTCTCCGGTATCATTCATTTTTGCATTCACAAAAAACGCACCTTTTATCACGATATGTGTACCGTGTGGAATTTCATTTACAGGCGTTATCGCCGTGTAACCCAATTGAGAAGCACCTTTAACGACCTCCATTCTTGTAAATTGAGTTCCATTTTCCGAACCGTGGTCGTGAGCCTCATCTTCTTTATGGTCGTGCGGTTCTTCTTCCTGCTCCTTGACCAAAAAGATGTAATATTTCCCGTCTGCATTGACAACCGCTTCGTTGGGTACAGCCGTACTTAATACATCATCTAAACTTACATTTCCGGTTATGCTCATTCCGTCAATCAATCCTGTTTTATCTCCGGTAATTCTGCTGTGAACGGCAATGGTTTTGCTCTCTCCGCTAAAAGATGAACCTATACTATAAACTTCGGCAGAATGGGTCTTATTGGGGTTGTTGGTTACGACAAAATCTATTTTCTGACCTATTTTGATTAGGGGAATATCTTTTTCATAAACCTGTAAGTCCAAGTGCAATGCTGTGTTCTCTATTATTTCGGCAATAGGCGAAGACACATCTACATAGCTTCCGATTTTGGCAAAAACGTTACTTACCGTACCGCCTATCGGACTTGTAACGACCAACGAGGATTTAAGGCTGGAATTTGACAGGGAAGCCGGATTAATGCCCATCATTTGGATTTGTTGTTGTAACGATGCTTTTCGTGTTCTCAACGTGTTCAATTCAGATGTGGCACTTTGCAGGTTTTTCTTTGCACCTGCATTTCCCTCGTTCAGCTCTCTTTGTCTTGCAACTTCCTGCTCTGCAAATTCTATCCTGCTATTGATGCTTAGGTATTCTTCCTGTAATTGTATGAATTCCGGATTGGAAATAGTGGCGATGACCTGACCTTTTTTTACGAAATCGCCTATCTCCACATTGAGGGATTTGATAACGCCGCCAAACATTGAAGTTGCATTTGCCTTGTTGCTGTTGGGTACTCTCAATCCACCGTTGGCTTTCAATGTTGCGGACAATTGTTTCTGTTCAATCATCCCGATTTCGATACCTACAGCTTTTATCTGTTCATCGGTCAGTACCGCAACGTTTTCTTCTTCGTGTTCGTCCGTTGTTGCTGCTGCTTCGCTACCGTGATTATGTCCGTCGTCCTCCGTATGTTTATTTGTACAGGCGTTCAAAGCAAAGATTGCTACGAGGACAAAAACGCTGAAAACTATATTATTGATGATACGTTTCATATTTTGTATTATTTGCTGATTAATGAATGAATAAGCGTTACAGCCTCATTGATTTGCTGTATGCTCTTTAGATAATTAAGCTGAATATCGGTTGTTGTCTGCAAGGCAAAGAGGTACTCCACATAAGAAATATCTCCGGTACTGTACCCTAACTTTGCCGCATTGATGATTTCATCAGCATTCGGAAGTGCCTGCTCCTTGAAATAGGTAAACTGTGAAACATTCTGTTCATATTGTTTCAGGGCATTTGCCAACTCCGTTTTTAGCTGCTGTTGTTGCCATTGGGCATTCAGTTCCAATGATTGTTTTTGATAATCAAGGGAACGGATTTTCGCTCTGGTCGTAGTAAAGAGTGGAATGGTTATGCCTACATCAACAAAACTGAACCGCTGTCCTCTGCCGTAAAATTGTTCCACGCCGTTTCTACTGTGCATTCCTATCAGCGATATATTATTATAACCGAACGTAAAATCAGGCAGGCTGTTTGCCCGTTCCAACTTCTTGTTCTGTTCAGCGATTTTAGCCTCCTGATACAATAGCTGGATGCTTGGGTGGTTTTCAATAGCTGAACTGTCTATGAAAGAAGTCAAAAGTAATGGTTCATAGTCTGATTTGGGTTCAATGGCAAAATCTTCCTTTGTCTGCATCAGGTTTTTAAGATTCTGATAGGCATTTTGCCTGAAGACCTCATTTTGCTGGAGCAATATATTGATTTCCCCCTTTTTGGTAACAGCCGTACTGACTTCTATCCGCCCTATATCTCCTGTTTTATAACGCAGCTCCGCCACACGGATAAAGTCTGCATAAATACTATCCAAATACTTCAATACCGAAGCATTATGTTCCAGATACGCTAACTGATAATAATATGTTCTTACCTGCTTTCTTAGCTCATTTTCTGTCAGAGCCTTTGACCATTCCTGCCCTTTGACTTGCTCTTTGACAAGGTTTTTCTTTACCCCAAAAAGTGTTGGAAAGGGTATAGTCTGCGAAATTTGGAAACCGTCATTGTACTCAAATCCATCTGTATTCCCATATTGGAAATTTAAATCGGTTTTCGGTAGCTCATATGCTGTCTTACTCAAACTTTGGGTAGATTGAATCTCCAATTTTTTGGAACGGAGCTGAGGGTTATTTTCCATAGCTATTTCGATAGCTCTATCTACGTTTACAGGATTTTGTGCATTACTGGTTTGAGAAAAGCCTAAGAACGTAAACAGTAACAATATAGGTGTTATGGCTTTCATTTTATTATTTTTTGTAGGCTTATGATTTCTCATAAATACGAGGTATAGTAAAGGCAGTACGAATAACGTCAATGCCGTTGCTGACATCAATCCGCCGATAACGACCGTTGCCAACGGTTTTTGTACTTCTGCACCCGCACTTGTACTCAATGCCATCGGTAAGAAACCTAAACTTGCTACCGACGCTGTCATTAATACGGGTCTTAGTCTTGTTTTAGCCCCCTCGATAATTCTCGGGATAATCTCGTTCCAACCCTCTTTTTCCAATCTGTTGAATGTGGAAATCAGTACAATCCCGTTCAGAACAGCAACACCAAACAAAGCGATAAACCCTACACCTGCTGATATGCTGAATGGCATATCCCTCAACAATAGGGCAAACACACCTCCAATGGCACTCATCGGGATAGCTGTATAGACCAAAACGGCTTCCTTGAACGAATGAAACGTGAAGTACAATAAGATAAAAATCAAAAGCAGGGCGATAGGTACTGCAATCAGTAATCTGTCAGTAGCTTTTTGGAGGTTCTCAAACTGACCGCCATAGGTAAAATAATATCCTGTCGGTAGCTTAACCTGTTCAGCCAACTTATCCTGAATTTCTTCTACAACACTTGCTACATCCCGCCCTTGTACATTAAATCCGACATATATCCTTCGTTTTCCTCCTTCACGGCTGATTTGTGCAGGACCTAATTTATAGTCAATGTTGGCAACCTGCGAAAGTGGAACCTGCTCTCCGTTTGGAAGTGGAATAAACAGATTGCTCACATCCTCAATAGAACTGCGGTGTTCTTCATCAAGCCGTACCACCAAATCAAATCTACGCTCATTTTCATAAACCACGCCTGCTGATTTACCTGCAAACGCAGTACTGACAATATCGTTTATCTCCTGTACATTCAAGCCATAGTTGGCTATTCGGGTACGGTCGTATTCGATATTAATCTGTGGAAGACCTGCTATCCGTTCTACCTGCGGAGCGGTTGCACCCTCTACCGTTTGAATAATGGCATTGGCTTTATTGGCATAAATCAACAAACTGTCGAGGTTCTCTCCGAATATTTTCACAGCTACATCTTGCCTGATACCCGTCATCAGTTCATTAAACCTCATCTGTATCGGCTGGTTGGCTTCAAAGAATACACCGGGAATAACTTCGAGTTTCTCCATCATTTCATTGGAAAGTTCGTCATACGATTTCTTTGTTTTCCATTCGTCCTGTGGTTTAAGAATAATCATCAGGTCGGTCGCTTCGGGCGGCATCGGGTCTGTCGGTACTTCGGCAGCCCCCGTTTTTCCTACAACCATTTTTACTTCGTCAAACTCCTTGATTATCTTAGATGCCTGCATAGAGGTTTCCAGACTTTGGCTTAAGGATGTTCCTTGCGGCAAAATACAATGGAAAGCAAAATCGCCCTCGCCCAATGTTGGCAGGAACTCTCCGCCCATCCGTGAAAAAAGGAATATACTAATGGTAAAAAGTCCGACGGCAACCGCAATAATCACATATTTTATCCGAATGGCTTTTTCTAACAAAGGCTTATAAACCCCTTGAAGATAGTCCATCATTTTGTCTGAAAAATTCCTTTTGGTAATCGGTTTTTTAGACAGACACAAGGCACTCATCATCGGGATATAGGTAAAGGACAAAATCAAAGCTCCCAAAATGGCGAAACTTACGGTCTGCGCCATTGGCGTAAACATTTTTCCTTCTATGCCGACCAAAGTAAGGATAGGAATATAAACAATGAGGATAATGATTTCTCCAAATGCTGCACTCGTACGGATTTTTCTTGCAGATTCATACACCTCCTCGTCCATTTCTGCCTGCGTAAGTTTTTGAGTGGATTTCCGTAAGCCCAAATGGTGCATTGTGGCTTCAACAACGATCAGCGAACCGTCCACTATCAATCCGAAATCAATAGCTCCCAAACTCATCAGGTTGGCACTTACGCCAAATAACCTCATCATTCCCAATGCAAAAAGCATTGATAACGGTATAGCTGATGCGACGATTAAACCTGCCCTGAAATTCCCTAAGAAGATAATCAATACAAATATTACGATTAATGCACCTTCAATTAGGTTTTTTTCGACAGTACTTATCGCTCTATCTACCAGGTTCATTCTATCCAAATAAGGTTCTATGACCACATCATCGGGTAGAGATTGTTGGATAACCGGTATTTTTTCTTTGATGTTTTTTACGACCGTAGCAGTGTTTTCTCCCTTGAGCATCATTACAATACCTCCCACAGCATCTACTTCGCCGTTATAGGTCATTGCTCCGTATCGGGTAGCGTGACCAAATTGTACTTTTGCTACATCTTTGATGAATACCGGAACACTTTCCGTATTTTTAACAACAATATTACCTACATCTTCCAGTGAAGTGACTAAACCAATTCCCCGAATGAAGTATGCATTGGGTTTCTTATCAATATAAGCGCCTCCGGTATTTTGGTTGTTGTTTTCGAGTGCAGTAAAAATATCGGAGATACTGACGTCCATCGCTTTGATGCGGTTAGGGTCAACGGATACCTCGTATTGTTTGAGCAGACCGCCGAAACTATTAACTTCTGCAATTCCCGGAGTACCGTAAAGTTGTCTGGCGACAATCCAATCCTGCATTGTCCGTAAATCCATTGCAGAATATTTATCTTCGCTTCCTTGTTTGGGATGGAGAATGTATTGGTACACTTCGCCAAGACCTGTACTGACAGGAGCAAGTTCAGGCGTTCCAACTCCATCAGGTATCTGGTCTTGTGCTTCTTTCAGCTGTTGGCTTACCAACTGTCTTGCAAAATAAATATCGACATTGTCTTGAAACACTACGGTTACAACAGATAGTCCAAACCTCGAAACACTTCTTATTTCTTCTACTTTGGGAAGATTGACGATACTTTGCTCTACAGGAAATGTAACCAGTTGCTCCACCTCCTGTCCTGCTAATGTTGGTGACAGGGTAATAATCTGAACCTGATTGTTTGTAATGTCAGGTTGGGCATCAATGGGGATTTTCGTGGCACTCCATACCCCCCAAATGATGAGTAATAAGGTCATTAATCCTATAATGAACTTATTCTTTATAGAGAATTTTATAATGTTATTTAACACTTTTTGTGATGATTAATGATGGATAAATAATGATAAAATCATAATGATTATGTTTTTAGGGAATATAAATACCCTAAAAACCAAGCTAACGCTGTTAGCATTAAGCTGTAATCATTTAAACATTAAAAATTATGCATTAATCTTTGGCGGTTGCCAAATTTCTCCCAGATAGAGGGATATAAAGATAGATTTATAGTAAACTATGGCCTTAGACAAGTCAAAGGTCTTCTTAACTAAGTTATATACATTCCATTGAAGCACTATGCCCGACACCATTCCACAACAACCGCATAAACAAAACGGACTGCACATATCAGGTTTTTCCTGATGGTCGTGGCTTGCTTTATGGGCTAATTCTTCTGAATGGTTATGGTTTTGAAAACTCTCCTTTTCATACATATCGGTACAAGGCATTAAAAATACCGCCATCATATAAATTGCCAATATGGAAAAAAAGACTTTCATATTCTTTTGCAAAGTTAGTAAAAAAGTAATGCAATGGCATTGCATTGTTTTGAATAATTACTATTTTATATAATATCCTTTTTCATTCTGAATATTTGTTTTACATACTGTTCAAAACAATATTGGCGACACTCCATACTAAATTTAAGAAGAAGTATCGCCAATATTTTTTAGTCTATACTAAAAATTTCCACTTGTACCTTTATTACTCTTGCTGTATCAAATGCTGTAAGTTCGGGTCATTCTTAATCCGTTCCATTTCACTTTCGACGATATGCAGAATATCTGATTTTATCTGACGGTAATTGCTTTCAATTTCCTGCTTCATTTTATCCTCGCCTTGCTCATCTACAAAGGATAGGATTTGCGGTATCTTTTGATAGGCTTTTGTTTCGGCGGCTACCTTTTCATTATCGACCACGATTTCTGCGTGAAATATCTTTTGTTCGATACGATCGTCAAAATTATCCGATACAGAACCGACAAACATACCCTGCGTTAAGGTTGAAATTTTGGAAGCCGGAATAAGGCTGTCTAATTGTGTAGAAATAGAAGTTGATTTATCATTACGGTTTATCGTCATACTTTGACGTTTCTGTAATACTTTTCCAAAACGTTCCGAAAGGCTTTTTGCCGTTTCTCCTACAACCTGTCCACTGAATACATTACCTACGGTGTTTTGAATAACTTTAGCTTCTTTATCGCCGTAATCACGTATCAACTGCGAAAAGTCCTGAAAGCCCAAGCACACAGCCACCTTATTACTTCTCGCCGTTGCGATAAGATTGTCCAACCCTCTAAAATAAATCGTGGGCAACTCATCTATAATAACCGAACTCTTTAATTGTCCTTTCTTATTGATGAGCTTGACAATTCGGGAGTTGTACAAGCCCAAAGCTGCGGAGTAGATATTTTGACGGTCGGGATTGTTACCCACGCACAAAATCTTCGGCTCGTTCGGGTTGTTGATGTCCAATGAAAAATCATCGCCTGTCATAACCCAATACAACTGCGGTGATATCATTCGTGACAAAGGGATTTTAGCCGATGCAATTTGTCCCTGCAACTGGTCTTGTGCTCCGCCTTGCCAAGCATCCATAAATGGTGAAAGATAGTTTTCCAAATCAGGATACGAAGTTAAAATGGTAAATACATCCGAATACTTTTTATTCAGCAATTCAATGGCGTGTGGAAAGGTGCAATACTTACCATTCTCGTAAATTTTTAAAAACCAGATGATAGCCGCTAAAAGAATAATTGGAGATTCGACAAAGAAATCTCCTTGTTTTTGTATCCAGCTTCTGTTGAGGTTCAACATAATCGTGTAAGCGGCTTCGTAAGCATCGGATATGTCAGTCATAAATCTGGATTGAGCGGATTGCAACGATGGCTCTTGCGTGGATCGTCAAAGTTGATGACGTAGAACTTTGGTTTTATTTCGTACTTATCCTGATGTTTCAATAAATGATTATAAGCAATAGTAGAAAGGTCGTCAAACTTGAAATCGTAGATATACATCGAAAAACCTTTTTCAATTTGTTGCTTGATATAATTGTTAACGACGGCATACGATTTACCAGAACCCGGAGTCCCCAAAACAATCGTTGCTCTGAAAGGATTTACGATATTGATCCAGCCCTTGTGTTCCTTTTTATTGTACCAAAATTTAGTAGGCAGGTTTACGGAATATTCATTTTCCATCAATTTGGTTTCCTGCATAAAACTTTCGTTCTCCATATTGAAAACATCATCCATCAGGTTGTTTTTCAATAACCTGCTTATCCAAACCCCAGCCATCAGCAAAGCAATATAACCTAGTCCGATAGTCAGTATATAAAAGAATGTGCCAATGATGGGCGACAACTTTAACAGTGGTGTATTCAGAAAGAACAGCAAAAAACCAATTCCCAAAGCCACGTAAATCTTTGACCAGGTTATCTTCTCGTTCTTCACGCCTTTGGTTCCCAAACAGCTTAAAGCCAATAACACGATTGCAAATACTTTGGTATATAAAGTATGCGAAAACAAACCGGCTGTTCGGTCAAAATTCCCTAATATTTTATTGATTACTTCTAGTGTCCAGCCACGTTCCATAAAGAAACCATAACAAAACCAATAAAGATGCATCAGTACTAATAGAATACTAACTGCTCTCATAAAAGCCATTATTTTGGCTAAACCTCTTAAATCGTCTTCTCCTTGCATTATTTTTAATTTTAATGTTCGGGCGTGAATTTAAAGACTATAAAGATTGGCTTTGGAAAAGTGGTAGTGGATGGCGGTGAGTGGCAGGGTTCGGCTGGGTCTAAGAGGTATAGCTTCTATACCCCTTTTATATAGTAATATTTATAGGTAGTAAAATAAAAATACTTTAGTTATATCGACCTTCTTTTGTTTTATACCCGTTAGCAACATTTTTTGTTTTGCTGAATAGGTGGACAAGGAACATTTCCATAACTACAATAAACACAACAGTCGCCTTGCTTTGGTTTAAGAACATGTTTGCACTTTTCACATTCGTAAAAATATTGGCAAGCATCTGTCGGCATTGTTTCTTCTTTCTTGTGTCCGCAGTTGGGGCAAGTGATTATTGATTGCAATTTGATTTCCATTTTAATTTTAATTTTTCGCGGTTACAGAATACCCTGTTGAGTTTATTGCTTTTTCAATTTCAGAAATATTTGTTTTCGAGTTGTCAAACTCTACGATTGTATTTCCATTTTCATAAGAAGCTTTTAGATTGACAATCCCTATCAATTTATTCACTTCGTGATTTATGTGTTCTTCACAACTTGCACAAGTCATTCCGCTAATCGTAAATTCTACTTTTTCAATATTGGATTTGTCCACTATTATGATTTGCTTTTCTGTCTTTGGGTAGAAAACACTTGAATAATATGGAAAAGCAAGCATTACTATTGCAAATGATGTTACAATTCCTAAAAACGTTTTCGACTGAATGAATTTTGGTTTTTCTGCTGTTTCACAATTGCAATCAATTTGCTTTTTAGGCTTTAACTTTTGATACCAAGCAAAACCAAGAACCAAAATTGTCAAACCGATAAAATACGGTCTGAAAGATTCAAGCCAAGAAAAAGTGGAGGCAAGTCCGCTTGTTCCTGCAATGAGAGCCAAAACTGGTGTAACGCAACAAAGTGAAGCTGCAATTGCAGTCAAAAGTCCTGCGCCGATAAGTTTGTTGTTTGTTTTCATATTGCTTCTATGACTTTGTTTTCATCAAGTATTTTAAAAAACGGTTTTAGCAATTTTTCATATTCCTTGGTCAATGAATAAAAAATAGTTTGGGCCTCCCTGTCTGTTTCTACTAGATTACGGTCTTTAAGTTTTCGTAAATGTTGTGAAACTGCCGAGATTGTCATTCCAAGAACGTCGCTTATATCGCAAACACAAAGTCGTTTTTCTTCGTAAAGTAGGAAGAGAATTTTAAGTCTTACGATATTTCCTGCCAATTCAAGCCCATTCGATAAATAATCAAACGAATCGTTAAGCTCTAAAACCCGGTCTTTACAGCGGTTTATTTGTTCAATGTCTGCTTGTTGACGTATACAAGAATTATTACCCATAGTGCAAATATAGTTAATTCGTTTATTTAAGCAAATGCTAAAATACAATTTAACAAATCGTTTTAAAAGCAGATTTTAATTCCAAAAGATGACTTACTATAGTCTTCTTTTCTTTTTCTTCATCCTATTAGCAAAATCCTGTTCCTCGTAATCTTCCCCCTGTGCTTCAGGTATGAGCAAACCTCCAAAGGCTTCTATCAAACCGTCTTCGTGTTTTTCAGTATTTAAGAAGTCGAACAAATGATGTGGTTCTTCCGCAGGTAAATCCTCCGTATCAGTCGGTTTGGACAATTTTGGTAGGGGTGCAACTGGCTCTTTAATCTCCGCTTTGATATTATTGTTCCAATAATCATTAAAGGTATTGGCAGAAAGTTCTTTTGCCAATCGTGAACCGTTCCAAACGCTTTTAGAGTTGTGGTCAATGAACGACATACCGTAAATTCGTCCGGTATCGTTTCTGCGTATCACTACATTGATACCTTGCTCGCCTAACTGTTTTTTAAAGCTCAATTCGTCAACCGTTGATTGCAGGGCAATGGTAACGGCTGATTTTAAAGTCTGTTTGGTTGCGGTATC from Sphingobacterium sp. BN32 harbors:
- the merTP gene encoding mercuric transport protein MerTP codes for the protein MKTNNKLIGAGLLTAIAASLCCVTPVLALIAGTSGLASTFSWLESFRPYFIGLTILVLGFAWYQKLKPKKQIDCNCETAEKPKFIQSKTFLGIVTSFAIVMLAFPYYSSVFYPKTEKQIIIVDKSNIEKVEFTISGMTCASCEEHINHEVNKLIGIVNLKASYENGNTIVEFDNSKTNISEIEKAINSTGYSVTAKN
- a CDS encoding DUF6660 family protein, which codes for MQCHCITFLLTLQKNMKVFFSILAIYMMAVFLMPCTDMYEKESFQNHNHSEELAHKASHDHQEKPDMCSPFCLCGCCGMVSGIVLQWNVYNLVKKTFDLSKAIVYYKSIFISLYLGEIWQPPKINA
- a CDS encoding metalloregulator ArsR/SmtB family transcription factor, yielding MGNNSCIRQQADIEQINRCKDRVLELNDSFDYLSNGLELAGNIVRLKILFLLYEEKRLCVCDISDVLGMTISAVSQHLRKLKDRNLVETDREAQTIFYSLTKEYEKLLKPFFKILDENKVIEAI
- a CDS encoding GDCCVxC domain-containing (seleno)protein, whose translation is MEIKLQSIITCPNCGHKKEETMPTDACQYFYECEKCKHVLKPKQGDCCVYCSYGNVPCPPIQQNKKCC